ACGGCAGACACATATTTCGGCACTGTCGTGGCCGACCCGTATCGCTGGCTGGAAGGGGATGCGCGTCACCACGAGGATGTCGCCCAATGGGTTCGCGCGCAGGACGATCTGGCCCGATCGCATCTTGTCGGGCTCCCCAACCGCGACCACTTCCGGCAACGTCTGGCAGCGCTTCTCGATCATGCACGCCTCACCGCACCCGAAAAACGCGATAACCATTATTTCTTTACCCGCAATCCAGGCCTTGATGACCAGGAGGTACTGGTCATGCGGGAAGGCCTTGACGGCGCCGACCGCGTCCTGATCGATCCGAACACATGGTCTGATGATGGTGCTGCAGCGCTGGCGGAATGGGCGGTCAGTGAAGACGGGCGCTACGTCGCCTTTGCCACGCAAGAGGGCGGCTCGGATTGGCGCACCATCCGCGTCCTTGATGTCGAGACCGGCAAAATTCTGTCAGATGAGATCACCTGGGCACGCTTTACCGCAATTGCCTGGGCGCGGGATGGGTCCGGCTTTTTCTACTCCCGCTTTCCGCAGCCGCCGGCGGAAAACGCTTTTGAGGCGAAGGTCACCGACCACTCCATTCATTTCCATGCCCTTGGCACAGCACAAGAGAACGATCGGCTTGTTCACGCGACGCCGCAAGGTCAACTCCTCATACAGGCAATCAGCGTGACCCCTGACGGACGCTATGCCGTCATTACGTCGACGCCCGGAGCCGGTGGAAACGCCTTGTCGATCATCGACCTTCAGGACCCCGACTGGACCCCGCGCCCGATCATCAGGACCTTCGACCACAACTGGGGCGTGGTCGCCAATCAGGGCAGCCGGTTTCTGCTGGCGACGAATGAAGGCGCCGAGCGCGGCAAGATCGTGACGTTCGATCTCGCCGCGATTGAATTCCACTTTGCCGACCTGATCAGCGAGCAGGAAAACGCGACGTTGAACGATGCCGCCCTCCTCGGCGGACGGCTGCTCTTGACCTTTATCGTCGATGCCAAATTCGAAATCCGCCGCTACCTGCTCGACGGCACACCCGACGGCATGATCGGCCTTCCGGGCATCGGCACCGCCGGCGGCTTTCGCGGGCGTCCGGATGATGACGAAGCCTTTTTCGTCTTTACCGGCCATAATGCGCCGACAACGATCTACCGCTATGATGTGGCAAGCCGCAACCTTACCGTCTGGGCAGAACCCAAGGTCGCGATCGATCTTAGCCGGATTGCCGTGGAGCAACGTTTCTATCATTCCAAGGACGGCACGCGTATTCCGATGTTCATTGTGCGCCGCGCAGATATCGCGGCACCGGCGCCCACCATTTTGTACGGCTATGGCGGCTTCGGCATCAGCATGGTCCCCTATTATTCGCCCGCCGTCCTGGCCTGGGTCGAGGCGGGCGGCACCTATGCGGTTGCAAACTTGCGCGGCGGCGGGGAATACGGCAAATCCTGGCACGATGCCGGGCGCCTTGCCCACAAGCAGAATGTCTTCGATGACTTCATCGC
The sequence above is drawn from the Pararhizobium qamdonense genome and encodes:
- a CDS encoding prolyl oligopeptidase family serine peptidase, whose protein sequence is MIYPETRRTDTADTYFGTVVADPYRWLEGDARHHEDVAQWVRAQDDLARSHLVGLPNRDHFRQRLAALLDHARLTAPEKRDNHYFFTRNPGLDDQEVLVMREGLDGADRVLIDPNTWSDDGAAALAEWAVSEDGRYVAFATQEGGSDWRTIRVLDVETGKILSDEITWARFTAIAWARDGSGFFYSRFPQPPAENAFEAKVTDHSIHFHALGTAQENDRLVHATPQGQLLIQAISVTPDGRYAVITSTPGAGGNALSIIDLQDPDWTPRPIIRTFDHNWGVVANQGSRFLLATNEGAERGKIVTFDLAAIEFHFADLISEQENATLNDAALLGGRLLLTFIVDAKFEIRRYLLDGTPDGMIGLPGIGTAGGFRGRPDDDEAFFVFTGHNAPTTIYRYDVASRNLTVWAEPKVAIDLSRIAVEQRFYHSKDGTRIPMFIVRRADIAAPAPTILYGYGGFGISMVPYYSPAVLAWVEAGGTYAVANLRGGGEYGKSWHDAGRLAHKQNVFDDFIAAAEYLKSEGITSEDGLAIQGESNGGLLVAAVVNQRPDLFAAALAGVGVMDMLRFARFTNGQFWIGDYGDPEKEADFRNLLSYSPYHTIRSGTSYPAILVTTADTDDRVVPAHSFKYIAALQAAGNGDRPHILRVDTRAGHGGGKPIGKALDELADLWAFAAHWTGLKLAED